The Chelonia mydas isolate rCheMyd1 chromosome 3, rCheMyd1.pri.v2, whole genome shotgun sequence genome includes a region encoding these proteins:
- the RDH14 gene encoding retinol dehydrogenase 14, producing the protein MAAAALLAAALGGGLLLIARRYLSGAGRASRSAAAALMRGKTVIVTGANSGLGRATAAELMRLQARVILGCRDRGRAEQAAREIRAELGAQAEGGELVIRELDLASLRSVRSFCQRVLQEEPRLDVLINNAGIFQCPYMKTEDGFEMQFGVNHLGHFLLTNLLLGLLKSSAPSRIVVVSSKLYKYGEINFEDLNSEISYNKSFGYSRSKLANILFTRELARRLEGTGVTVNVLHPGIVRTNLGRYMNIPLLAKPLFNLVSWAFFKTPLEGAQTSIYLASSAEVEGVSGKYFGDCKEEELLPKAMDDLVARKLWDISEVMVGLLK; encoded by the exons ATGGCCGCTGCGGCGCTGCTGGCCGCGGCGCTGGGCGGGGGGCTGCTGCTCATCGCCCGCCGCTACCTGAGCGGGGCCGGCCGGGCTTCGCGGAGCGCGGCGGCGGCGCTGATGCGGGGCAAGACGGTGATCGTCACGGGCGCGAAcagcgggctgggccgggccacGGCGGCCGAGCTGATGCGGCTGCAGGCCCGGGTGATCCTGGGCTGCCGAGACCGCGGCCGGGCCGAGCAGGCGGCCCGCGAGATCCGCGCCGAGCTGGGCGCCCAGGCGGAGGGCGGGGAGCTGGTGATCAGGGAGCTGGACCTGGCCTCGCTGCGCTCCGTGCGCAGCTTCTGCCAGCGGGTGCTGCAG GAAGAGCCGAGACTGGATGTCCTGATCAATAATGCGGGGATATTCCAGTGTCCATACATGAAGACAGAGGATGGTTTCGAGATGCAGTTTGGTGTCAACCACTTGGGTCATTTCTTGCTCACTAACCTTCTCCTTGGCCTCCTCAAAAGTTCTGCCCCAAGCAGGATTGTGGTAGTTTCTTCCAAACTTTACAAATACGGAGAGATCAACTTTGAAGACTTGAACAGTGAGATAAGTTACAATAAAAGTTTTGGCTACAGTCGCAGTAAACTGGCTAACATACTATTCACCAGGGAGCTAgcccgccgattggaaggcacaGGAGTCACTGTCAACGTGCTTCATCCCGGCATTGTCCGAACCAATCTAGGCAGATACATGAATATTCCTTTGCTGGCAAAACCCCTCTTCAATTTGGTGTCATGGGCTTTCTTCAAAACCCCATTGGAAGGAGCCCAGACTTCTATTTATTTGGCCTCCTCTGCAGAAGTAGAGGGTGTGTCAGGCAAGTATTTTGGGGATTGCAAAGAGGAGGAACTGCTGCCGAAAGccatggatgatttagttgcaaGAAAACTGTGGGATATCAGTGAAGTGATGGTtggattattaaaataa